Proteins from one Procambarus clarkii isolate CNS0578487 chromosome 72, FALCON_Pclarkii_2.0, whole genome shotgun sequence genomic window:
- the LOC138356415 gene encoding uncharacterized protein: MAPTTNTSTTLPPLHPRPTPPPLFHPYTHDQHLLHSSTLTPTTNTSSTLPPLHPRPTLPPLFHPYTHDQHLIHSSSPTPTTNTSSTLPPLHPRPTPHPLFLPYTHDQHLLHSTPTTPPPLFHSYTHYQHLLHPYTHNQHHLHSSTYYQHLHSSTPTPTTNTSSTLPPLHPLPIPPPLFHPLPTPPPLFHPLPTPPPLFHPLPTPPLFHPYTHYQHLLHSSTHYQHLHSSTPTPTTNTSSTLPPTTNTSSTLPPTTNTTLPPLHPLPTLPPLFYPYTHYQHLHSSTPTPTTNTSTLLPLHPLLTPPLFHPYTHYQHLHSSTPTPTTNTSTLPPLHPLPTPPLFHPYTHYQHLHSSTPTPTTNTSTLPPLHPLPTPPLFHPYTHYQHLHSSTPTPTTNTSTLLPLHPLPTPPPLHPLPTLPPLFHPYTHYQHFLHSSIPTPTTNTSSTLPPLHPLPTPPLFHPYTHYQHFLHSSTPTPTTNTSTLPPLHPLPALPNDMPNF; the protein is encoded by the coding sequence ATGGCGCCCacgaccaacacctccaccactcttcCTCCCCTACACCCACGACCAACACCTCCTCCACTCTTCCACCCTTACACCCACGACCAACACCTCCTCCACTCTTCCACCCTTACACCCACGACCAACACCTCCTCCACTCTTCCTCCCCTACACCCACGACCAACACTTCCTCCACTCTTCCACCCTTACACCCACGACCAACACCTCATCCACTCTTCCTCCCCTACACCCACGACCAACACCTCCTCCACTCTTCCACCCTTACACCCACGACCAACACCTCATCCACTCTTCCTCCCCTACACCCACGACCAACACCTCCTCCACTCCactcctacaacaccaccaccactcttccacTCCTACACCCATTACCAACACCTCCTCCACCCCTAcacccacaaccaacaccacctgcaCTCTTCCACATACTACCAACACCTCCACTCTTCCACCCCTACACCCACTACCAACACTTCCTCCACTCTTCCACCCCTACACCCACTACCAATACCTCCTCCACTCTTCCACCCACTACCAACACCTCCTCCACTCTTCCACCCACTACCAACACCTCCTCCACTCTTCCACCCACTACCAACACCTCCACTCTTCCACCCCTACACCCACTACCAACACCTCCTCCACTCTTCCACCCACTACCAACACCTCCACTCTTCCACCCCTACACCCACTACCAACACCTCCTCCACTCTTCCACCCACTACCAACACCTCCTCCACTCTTccacccactaccaacaccactctTCCACCCCTACACCCACTACCAACACTTCCTCCACTCTTCTACCCCTACACCCACTACCAACACCTCCACTCTTCTACCCCTACACCCACTACCAACACCTCCACTCTTCTACCCCTACACCCACTACTAACACCTCCACTCTTCCACCCCTACACCCACTACCAACACCTCCACTCTTCCACCCCTACACCCACTACCAACACCTCCACTCTTCCACCCCTACACCCACTACCAACACCTCCACTCTTCCACCCCTACACCCACTACCAACACCTCCACTCTTCCACCCCTACACCCACTACCAACACCTCCACTCTTCCACCCCTACACCCACTACCAACACCTCCACTCTTCCACCCCTACACCCACTACCAACACCTCCACTCTTCCACCCCTACACCCACTACCAACACCTCCACTCTTCTACCCCTACACCCACTACCAACACCTCCACCCCTACACCCACTACCAACACTTCCTCCACTCTTCCACCCCTACACCCACTACCAACACTTCCTCCACTCTTCTATCCCTACACCCACTACCAACACTTCCTCCACTCTTCCACCCCTACACCCACTACCAACACCTCCACTCTTCCACCCCTACACCCACTACCAACACTTCCTCCACTCTTCCACCCCTACACCCACTACCAACACCTCCACTCTTCCACccctacacccactaccagcTCTTCCCAATGATATGCCAAATTTCTGA
- the LOC123773745 gene encoding uncharacterized protein: protein MSFSEKNVSICGDADPLPAYKVQKREDNKKTRKDSLRKKPLPLSYASTVKPASYSGKQVIIPNHTLTRKPSHCIAMGDSSNPKVNFPNHIEGVSMFGPDKVLLVKVTDNRNDVESMKGKSLVKFQEKPFSFGSFGNKLVKLTSSRIMEEKNINDTRLGKREADFVLERSSYQQSGVCVNYEPIKLKTQSKASHESGSIINKTLHSNIINYRDIPNKPITNNSSEKSFPYDRCLADTGTNSIKINTINILSKRKCSNEGSQKLKYTLPGLNSMAFSGNGSMEDTQQIFSNSTRKAFNVQNTLSESSNVYGGCLKQSKDETYQVKCLEDGCCSIKKIQERPEVFQSNDKKMIPKVYKLSTGKQHNKQMELQKLRDSNSSKGFFSSSNDNFESLLGNLHHSHGTKETIPNLDNVEYLFPSPDVDKSTYQNYTSDTANECVPQNVLKPPEKSSAELSNSFHLAGQSDLNVKNSERLPDFTECFSTSGKINSVRTAPASFPDDYFTQQKSYSPSNSLNTSNHDNESSLRGLEDLMLQDLPEHIEVNKDDKFTDLNFLDQTEVSEEFCVTSDTANLINGSTNYVTDSISSAISCSEAWHLETGIIKPAQNVCDKSVFGNGILSSQENSSDVTVASQVSTSNVVWTLQTPQPSVASNFKSLTNPREMVADEMKSSNGKGNYCIETCMDDLLKNCIDENVNVDTNHCSLMDKFQKVDDSFSTSILGFDKESKASMELNKNMWSENLLKSDNEVHSGCADNNYTSEVLAVTKFSSESLSTGYSEVPTLSDWTSDINSDIDNVPLLLAKGSNLVTSADAENIIIKNNLQPTHTKLKELNPNISSNESSDKLEVVPLTQVGSLSEPYNSIDAYNPNDINNLLDSFFKETEQHGVDTDGSKNSCTYPLIDELNFSAKNMGVDDKSLMDDIFKDIDNDNFTSSAEKDDIEILYDQPVAKRKNEAASSGTVTSLPQSMSGTRPKSVSGINSSDKTKTKLQSKRIPRNVSFKTRPASRPIKCVVRGQVVENKLQKQPRPLRFVLDKDRRLQNQDGSTSWPRREEFNPEKFNLPRNKNASNKMRQIESSIAVGSQIKPMPNILPATSVSTGDIATTVNKIMVPYNMAEASKFVLPVGRTGLSISIPKTAPTSIASFMPAPETKCYIPSLTKQTKKNFSEAQVVAITTNVKSQTPALVSNLPEQRNAVILSQDARKIIIPTTVITQPMYHVPIPQTSTIESLYVMVPACSGAQIVSGSGTPSLVPNILPWNTSAPLCSANSVIPAQAGSFTGKRPIAKYCLKSYVHPIASKGNTVKSAAFLSTKAPVAFEGKTSETVKILINTKANSIDNVDTSVKLQEEGVSTDEIISDQNLKSDYVQKLRHKILKKKPYPDYIHKKFSKLLRDELRLHLPNFPESILMLLNLPPQAVERGYFSLRDLNALRTQALRLRLGIIFRDHVKVCKVQNCATCFEFLQQKESFSLAEKEKSASSKLRVRSRSNTGRGRSRGRGRKRRGGRIAFEEREDDPSYEPPQSFFATSKRKFEDNQNKAVKISRSYNSSQNSFKPGVSSDLVNESKAMDNLLCCVMKMKRSNSESDIHTLTEIPVSSIKDDRPRSFDDSYLMLYHTIKDSCRCQSLFWSGNVKRSNDNKKSKLKQIIQDDCETKIVTKLESFQHMLKAAAYDLLLKKQLERDFVPFFKNEGSEQNEKPSFGVCPKPLYLDLLSLEIGPFNIAGKYNIRHPKLHVMYTARKIVYEFVLWLCHARETEVQTEALLSTDSPMHLLITIDVPFTTLRALNITANKVMLVVNTVPLVQVMGRRGVSCFVLSEKDVLSPKQHNCVSHMKAALTIYPLHKLLLDQGKGQLLHRGLCGFSTWFTRMLAQSFPIQDDHTPSWCLASHLTDSNIVSEVSATGQEGCSNNEKQMAGANTHQLGPFRDTAIQQGTQPLLQLGNTQECSSWKLNHEASTVDKNCDEPCIESASAETRTSGEGCGKVLDDESSAESFSMSNNNGTFSMTATNYNDSLNNDMMQVVENNVNINNVSSGPSGCDYLVSTVKAALESQEMLPPVSFNPGLQFPLASYEEKGCNCEETCRVMECPCARAGALCRTRHNCSCKECDNPLNVLHVLGLNIHTARVDECLMQSLYSYNLTGLCSLLASPITLPCCGATSELLHIIPGTVLCNCCGMAVCYSWCSHHIHLQILCPRNHCLVCCACKPALHTHCQKCHKCTPSNQGMCTQCGIHKLF from the exons ATGAGTTTCAGTGAAAAAAATGTTTCCATTTGTGGTGATGCTGACCCTTTGCCTGCTTATAAAGTCCAAAAAAGAGAAGATAATAAGAAAACTAGAAAGGATTCGTTAAGAAAAAAACCATTGCCCTTGAGCTATGCAAGTACAGTTAAGCCTGCAAGCTATAGTGGTAAACAAGTAATTATACCCAATCATACACTAACCAGAAAACCAAGTCATTGTATAGCAATGGGGGACTCTTCCAACCCTAAGGTTAATTTTCCAAACCATATTGAAGGGGTTAGTATGTTTGGCCCCGATAAAGTATTGCTGGTAAAAGTTACGGATAATAGAAATGATGTTGAAAGTATGAAAGGAAAGTCTTTAGTAAAATTTCAAGAAAAGCCATTTTCATTTGGATCCTTTGGAAACAAATTGGTTAAGTTAACCTCATCAAGAATAATGGAAGAAAAGAATATTAATGATACTAGGTTAGGAAAGAGGGAGGCAGACTTTGTATTAGAAAGGTCATCATATCAGCAAAGTGGTGTATGTGTGAATTATGAACCCATTAAACTTAAAACTCAAAGTAAAGCAAGTCATGAATCCGGTAGCATAATAAATAAAACTCTGCATTCCAACATAATTAATTATAGAGATATACCAAACAAACCCATCACAAATAATAGTTCAGAAAAATCCTTTCCTTATGATAGATGTTTAGCTGATACAGGCACTAACTCTATTAAAATAAATACAATCAATATATTATCTAAAAGGAAGTGCAGTAATGAAGGCAGTCAAAAACTAAAATATACTCTGCCTGGTTTAAATAGCATGGCATTTTCTGGAAATGGTTCCATGGAAGACACGCAACAAATATTTTCAAATTCAACACGCAAGGCATTTAATGTTCAAAATACATTATCGGAAAGCTCTAATGTGTATGGTGGATGCTTAAAACAATCCAAAGATGAAACATACCAGGTTAAGTGTTTGGAAGATGGCTGCTGTAGCattaaaaagatacaagaaagacCTGAAGTATTTCAGTCAAATGACAAAAAAATGATTCCTAAAGTATACAAGCTGAGTACCGGGAAACAACATAACAAGCAAATGGAATTACAAAAGCTTAGAGATAGTAATTCATCCAAGGGCTTTTTTTCTTCATCAAATGATAATTTTGAAAGCTTGCTAGGCAATCTGCATCACAGTCATGGTACCAAGGAAACTATTCCAAATTTAGATAATGTTGAATATTTGTTTCCTTCCCCAGATGTGGACAAGTCCACATATCAAAATTATACCAGTGATACTGCTAACGAGTGTGTGCCTCAAAATGTGTTAAAACCTCCTGAAAAAAGTTCAGCTGAGCTTAGTAATTCCTTCCACTTAGCAGGTCAATCTGACTTGAATGTGAAAAACTCTGAAAGGCTTCCAGACTTTACTGAATGTTTTTCAACTTCTGGCAAAATAAATTCAGTGAGGACTGCACCGGCATCATTTCCTGATGATTACTTTACCCAGCAAAAAAGTTATTCTCCAAGTAATTCTCTCAACACAAGCAACCATGATAACGAAAGTTCCTTGAGGGGTTTAGAAGATCTTATGTTACAAGATTTACCAGAGCACATTGAGGTAAATAAGGATGACAAATTTACAGATTTAAATTTTTTGGATCAAACTGAAGTTTCTGAGGAATTTTGTGTAACCAGTGATACTGCAAATTTAATTAATGGCAGTACAAATTATGTTACCGATAGCATCTCGTCTGCTATTTCGTGTTcagaagcatggcaccttgaaacAGGTATCATAAAACCAGCTCAGAATGTGTGTGACAAATCGGTATTTGGAAATGGAATACTATCCTCGCAGGAAAATTCCTCTGATGTAACAGTTGCATCTCAAGTCTCCACAAGTAATGTGGTGTGGACCCTtcaaacaccacaaccatcagTTGCTTCCAACTTTAAATCACTTACTAACCCTAGAGAAATGGTTGCTGATGAAATGAAATCTAGTAATGGAAAGGGCAATTATTGTAttgagacatgtatggatgatttACTTAAAAACTGCATTGATGAAAATGTAAATGTTGACACAAATCATTGTAGTTTAATGGACAAATTCCAAAAGGTTGATGATAGCTTTTCAACAAGCATTTTGGGATTTGACAAAGAAAGCAAAGCCAGTATGGAATTAAACAAGAACATGTGGTCTGAAAATTTATTGAAGTCAGACAATGAAGTGCATTCTGGTTGTGCCGATAATAATTATACCTCTGAAGTGCTAGCTGTGACCAAGTTCTCATCAGAAAGTTTATCCACTGGATATTCAGAAGTTCCTACGTTAAGTGACTGGACATCAGACATTAATTCTGATATTGATAATGTGCCTCTCTTGCTAGCAAAAGGTTCAAATTTAGTAACTTCTGCAGATGCTGAGAatataattataaaaaacaaCCTGCAGCCAACACACACGAAACTGAAGGAGCTGAACCCTAACATTTCCAGTAATGAATCGTCAGACAAGTTAGAAGTAGTGCCTTTAACACAAGTCGGCAGTTTGTCTGAACCTTATAATTCGATAGATGCATATAATCCTAATGATATTAATAACTTGCTAGATTCTTTTTTCAAAGAGACTGAACAACATGGTGTAGATACTGATGGTAGTAAAAACTCGTGTACATATCCCTTGATTGACGAGTTAAATTTTTCAGCTAAGAACATGGGAGTTGATGATAAATCATTGATGGATGATATTTTTAAAGATATAGATAATGACAACTTTACCTCATCAGCTGAAAAGGATGATATAGAAATTTTATATGATCAACCAGTGGCAAAAAGAAAAAATGAAGCTGCCTCATCTGGAACAGTGACCTCATTACCACAGTCGATGTCAGGGACTCGACCTAAAAGTGTTTCTGGCATTAACTCGTCTGACAAGACAAAAACTAAATTACAAAGCAAAAGAATACCAAGAAACGTGTCATTCAAGACACGGCCAGCTAGCAGACCAATTAAATGTGTTGTCCGTGGGCAAGTAGTTGAAAATAAATTACAGAAACAACCAAGACCCTTACGTTTTGTTCTGGATAAAGACAGGAGGCTGCAGAACCAGGATGGCTCTACATCTTGGCCTAGGAGAGAGGAATTTAACCCTGAAAAATTTAACCTCCcaagaaacaaaaatgcaagcaaTAAGATGCGGCAAATAGAGAGTAGCATTGCAGTAGGTTCACAGATAAAGCCTATGCCTAATATACTTCCTGCAACATCTGTTTCTACAGGTGATATTGCTACAACAGTTAACAAAATAATGGTGCCATATAATATGGCTGAAGCTTCTAAGTTTGTTTTGCCTGTTGGAAGAACTGGGTTAAGTATCTCTATTCCAAAAACTGCTCCAACAAGCATTGCATCTTTCATGCCAGCTCCAGAAACAAAGTGTTACATACCTTCATTAACCAAACAAACAAAGAAAAATTTCTCTGAGGCCCAAGTTGTTGCAATCACGACTAATGTTAAATCTCAAACTCCAGCTCTGGTGTCTAATCTCCCTGAACAGAGAAATGCTGTTATCCTGTCCCAGGATGCAAGAAAAATTATAATTCCCACAACTGTTATAACTCAGCCAATGTATCATGTGCCCATTCCTCAAACTTCAACCATAGAATCGCTCTACGTGATGGTCCCAGCCTGTTCAGGTGCACAGATCGTGTCTGGATCTGGTACACCATCACTGGTGCCTAACATTCTACCTTGGAATACATCTGCACCACTATGCAGTGCTAATTCTGTAATCCCAGCTCAAGCTGGCAGTTTTACTGGTAAACGGCCAattgcaaaatattgtctaaaaaGCTATGTTCATCCAATTGCTTCCAAAGGCAACACTGTAAAGTCTGCTGCATTTTTAAGTACAAAGGCGCCTGTGGCATTTGAGGGTAAAACATCAGAAACTgttaaaatattaataaatactaAGGCCAACAGTATAGATAATGTGGACACTTCTGTAAAGTTACAAGAAGAGGGTGTGTCCACTGATGAAATAATTAGTGACCAAAATTTAAAATCTGATTATGTCCAGAAACTTCGACACAAGATATTGAAGAAGAAACCCTACCCTGACTATATTCATAAAAAGTTTAGTAAACTTCTCAGAGATGAATTAAGACTACACTTACCAAATTTTCCAGAGTCTATTCTTATGTTACTTAATCTTCCACCTCAAGCTGTTGAGAGAGGCTACTTCAGTCTGAGAGACTTAAATGCTTTACGTACCCAGGCATTAAGACTACGTTTAGGAATTATTTTTAGGGACCATGTTAAAGTTTGCAAAGTTCAAAACTGTGCAACATGCTTTGAATTTCTCCAACAAAAAGAATCATTCTCATTGGCAGAAAAAGAAAAATCTGCAAGTTCAAAGTTGAGAGTTCGAAGCAGGTCTAACACTGGAAGGGGGCGTTCTCGTGGCCGGGGCCGTAAGAGAAGAGGGGGACGAATTGCTTTTGAAGAACGTGAAGATGATCCCAGCTATGAACCACCTCAAAGCTTCTTTGCCACCTCAAAGAGGAAATTTGAAGATAACCAAAACAAAGCTGTGAAAATATCCAGATCATACAATTCTTCTCagaactctttcaagcctggtgtATCATCAGATTTGGTTAATGAAAGTAAAGCCATGGATAACCTCTTGTGCTGTGTGATGAAAATGAAACGATCAAATTCTGAATCGGACATTCACACACTAACAGAAATACCTGTAAGTTCTATTAAAGATGACAGACCTCGTAGTTTTGACGATTCCTACCTCATGCTCTATCACACTATTAAAGACTCGTGTAGGTGCCAAAGTTTGTTTTGGTCAGGAAATGTTAAAAGAAGTAATGATAATAAAAAGAGCAAACTTAAACAAATTATACAAGATGATTGTGAAACCAAGATCGTAACAAAATTGGAAAGTTTTCAGCATATGTTGAAGGCTGCGGCTTACGATTTACTCTTGAAAAAACAACTAGAAAGAG ATTTTGTGCCGTTCTTCAAGAACGAAGGAAGTGAGCAAAATGAGAAGCCAAGCTTTGGAGTCTGTCCCAAGCCACTGTATCTTGACCTTCTATCGTTAGAGATTggtccatttaacattgcaggcaaATATAACATTCGCCACCCCAAACTGCATGTAATGTATACTGCAAG AAAAATTGTGTACGAGTTTGTTCTGTGGTTATGTCATGCAAGAGAGACAGAAGTGCAAACAGAAGCACTTTTGTCAACAGATAGCCCCATGCATCTCTTGATCACTATTGATGTGCCGTTCACAACTCTCCGCGCACTCAACATCACTGCTAACAAG GTGATGCTGGTTGTGAATACTGTTCCCTTAGTTCAAGTCATGGGTAGGAGAGGAGTATCATGCTTTGTGCTGTCCGAGAAGGATGTCCTGTCACCAAAGCAACACAACTGTGTGTCACACATGAAAGCTGCATTAACTATATATCCTCTTCATAAA TTGTTGCTGGATCAAGGAAAAGGCCAACTCCTGCATCGTGGATTATGTGGATTTTCGACATGGTTCACCCGAATGCTAGCACAAAGCTTCCCAATTCAGGATGATCATACTCCCTCGTGGTGTCTTGCATCTCATTTGACTGACAGTAATATAGTTTCAGAAGTCTCTGCCACTGGACAAGAAG GTTGCAGCAACAATGAAAAGCAGATGGCAGGGGCAAACACCCATCAGTTGGGCCCATTCCGAGACACGGCCATCCAGCAAGGCACACAGCCTCTTCTTCAGCTCGGCAACACCCAGGAATGCTCTTCTTGGAAGCTAAATCATGAAGCAAGTACTGTAGATAAAAATTGTGATGAGCCTTGTATCGAGTCGGCTTCAGCAGAAACACGAACAAGTGGAGAAGGTTGTGGAAAAGTACTGGACGATGAAAGCAGTGCTGAAAGCTTCAGTATGAGTAATAATAATGGCACATTTTCAATGACGGCAACTAATTACAATGATTCCTTGAATAATGACATGATGCAAGTGGTTGAAAATAATGTTAATATTAATAATGTCTCCAGTGGGCCATCAGGATGCGACTATCTTGTCTCGACAGTTAAAGCTGCCTTAGAATCTCAG GAAATGTTGCCGCCTGTTTCCTTCAATCCAGGTCTTCAGTTTCCTCTAGCATCTTATGAAGAGAAGGGATGTAATTGTGAAGAA